Proteins encoded within one genomic window of Dyadobacter chenhuakuii:
- a CDS encoding helix-turn-helix domain-containing protein, with the protein MKREHLKPRVYHSISEMQRAFGLPQPLHPLISLLDFNKVRITAEMLAETFSMDFYNITYNESAGCRMRYGQTTYDFQEGGMFFSSPGQPLTGIQVAEETLGFTLLVHPDFLRNYPLDAKMKHYGFFSYSVTESLHLSDKEKLIIEGIASNIGDELETAIDDLSQDVLISQLELMLNYSQRFYKRQFITRKPINNALLEKLDQLLNNYFDDETALLKGLPSVQYLSDELHVSPRYLGDMLRALTGQNTQQHIHNKLIEKAKEVLTFSDLTVGEIAYQLGFEHPQSFNKLFKSKTNFSPLEFRASFN; encoded by the coding sequence ATGAAAAGGGAACATCTCAAACCGCGCGTGTACCACTCCATTTCTGAAATGCAGCGCGCATTCGGCCTGCCACAACCATTGCACCCGCTGATCAGCTTGCTCGATTTCAATAAGGTGCGGATCACAGCCGAAATGCTGGCCGAAACTTTTTCAATGGATTTCTATAATATCACCTACAACGAATCGGCGGGCTGCCGGATGCGCTATGGGCAAACAACCTACGACTTTCAGGAAGGCGGCATGTTTTTCTCCTCGCCGGGCCAGCCGCTGACGGGCATTCAGGTGGCCGAAGAAACCCTGGGATTTACATTGCTGGTACATCCTGATTTTCTTCGAAACTATCCGTTGGACGCCAAAATGAAACATTATGGCTTTTTCTCCTACTCGGTGACCGAGTCGCTGCATTTATCGGACAAAGAAAAGTTGATCATCGAAGGCATTGCCAGCAACATCGGCGATGAGCTCGAAACGGCGATCGACGACCTGAGCCAGGATGTGCTGATTTCGCAGTTGGAGCTGATGCTGAATTACAGTCAGCGGTTTTACAAACGCCAGTTCATTACCCGCAAACCGATCAACAATGCATTGCTGGAAAAGCTGGATCAATTGCTGAATAATTATTTCGACGACGAAACCGCCCTCCTAAAAGGGCTTCCGAGCGTCCAGTATCTTTCCGACGAACTACACGTTTCGCCCCGCTACCTGGGCGACATGCTCCGCGCGCTGACCGGCCAGAATACGCAGCAGCACATTCACAACAAGCTGATTGAAAAAGCAAAGGAGGTGTTGACATTCAGTGATCTGACAGTTGGTGAAATCGCCTACCAGCTCGGTTTTGAGCATCCGCAGTCTTTCAATAAGTTATTTAAATCAAAGACAAACTTTTCCCCTCTGGAATTCAGGGCGAGCTTTAACTGA
- a CDS encoding rhamnogalacturonidase, giving the protein MPKLCLLLLTCLCALISFAQTKKSTTFPDGTKIPDWFSDSSKIELSDLGKQFVITKHGVSADSNAVQTAAIQKVIDLAHQQGGGVIIVPKGTFLSGALFFKPKTHLYVSEGAVLKGSDKIADYPMMPSRMEGQTLDYFPALVNAYGVNGFTISGKGTIDGNGLNYWKAFWQRRKENPNCTNLEVSRPRLVFIWKSNDVQVQDVRLQNSGFWTSHYYQCNNIKILNVRITAPHEPIKAPSTDAIDLDVCNNVLIKGCYLAVNDDAIALKGGKGPYADKDAGNGANTNVIIEDSEFGFCHAALTCGSEAIHNKNIVMRNCHITNAMRVLWLKMRPDTPQKYEFVSVENITGYAYSLIYVKPWKQFFDLKGRKDVPLSYCDNISLKNIDLKCEVFFDVSPGDYDKLSRFKFENLNISAKNGAYDKTVVQDFRLTNVKVNGKMID; this is encoded by the coding sequence ATGCCAAAATTATGTCTGTTGCTCCTTACATGCCTATGCGCTCTTATTTCATTTGCTCAAACAAAAAAATCCACTACGTTCCCCGATGGCACCAAAATACCGGATTGGTTTTCAGACAGTTCCAAAATTGAGCTTTCGGATTTGGGTAAACAGTTTGTCATTACAAAACACGGGGTGTCAGCGGATAGCAATGCAGTACAAACGGCGGCTATCCAGAAAGTAATTGATTTGGCGCATCAGCAAGGCGGCGGCGTGATCATCGTTCCAAAAGGTACGTTTCTGAGCGGTGCATTATTTTTTAAGCCAAAAACACATTTGTATGTTTCCGAAGGCGCGGTGTTGAAAGGTTCAGATAAGATTGCGGATTACCCGATGATGCCATCCCGGATGGAAGGTCAAACGCTGGATTATTTCCCGGCATTGGTGAATGCGTATGGCGTGAATGGCTTTACAATCTCAGGAAAGGGCACTATCGACGGAAACGGGCTGAATTATTGGAAGGCATTCTGGCAAAGACGAAAGGAAAATCCGAATTGTACAAACCTGGAAGTGTCGCGCCCGAGGCTGGTTTTTATCTGGAAAAGCAATGATGTGCAGGTTCAGGATGTGCGGCTGCAAAATTCCGGTTTCTGGACGAGCCACTATTATCAATGCAATAACATCAAGATCTTGAATGTTCGGATTACGGCTCCTCACGAGCCCATTAAGGCGCCCAGCACGGATGCAATCGATCTCGACGTTTGTAATAATGTGTTGATCAAGGGGTGCTATCTGGCTGTAAATGATGATGCTATCGCATTGAAAGGTGGAAAAGGCCCTTATGCCGACAAGGATGCGGGGAATGGTGCGAACACAAATGTGATTATAGAAGACTCAGAATTTGGGTTCTGCCACGCGGCGCTCACGTGTGGCAGCGAAGCCATTCATAATAAGAACATTGTGATGCGCAACTGCCACATTACCAACGCTATGCGTGTGTTATGGCTTAAAATGAGGCCAGATACACCGCAAAAATACGAGTTTGTGAGCGTTGAGAACATTACAGGTTACGCTTACAGTCTGATCTATGTTAAGCCCTGGAAGCAGTTTTTTGACTTGAAAGGACGGAAAGACGTACCCCTATCCTACTGCGACAATATCAGCCTGAAGAACATTGATCTGAAATGCGAAGTCTTTTTTGATGTCAGCCCCGGCGACTATGATAAGTTGTCCAGATTCAAATTCGAGAACCTGAATATTTCCGCAAAAAATGGAGCTTATGACAAAACCGTCGTTCAGGATTTCAGGCTGACCAATGTAAAAGTGAATGGTAAAATGATTGACTAA
- a CDS encoding VOC family protein, translating into MRTINPWINFNGNAEEAFNFYKSVFGGDFTKIVRFKDLASDEFPIPENEANKIMTIVLPIGKHNVLIANDVPEFMGRVSESENRSKISISAESREEAEQIFNGLSAGGTIEGPIDESPWGTYAGMFRDKYGIEWIVEFDPSYHA; encoded by the coding sequence ATGAGAACAATCAATCCCTGGATCAACTTCAATGGAAATGCGGAAGAAGCATTTAATTTCTACAAATCCGTTTTTGGCGGTGATTTCACGAAGATCGTCCGTTTCAAAGACCTGGCAAGCGATGAATTTCCTATACCAGAAAACGAGGCAAATAAAATAATGACCATTGTTCTACCCATAGGAAAACACAATGTATTGATCGCCAATGACGTGCCGGAGTTTATGGGACGGGTAAGCGAAAGTGAAAACAGGTCCAAAATATCCATCAGCGCAGAAAGCCGCGAAGAAGCAGAGCAAATTTTCAACGGACTGTCAGCAGGCGGAACTATCGAAGGACCAATCGACGAAAGTCCCTGGGGAACCTACGCTGGCATGTTCAGAGACAAATATGGAATAGAATGGATCGTGGAATTTGATCCAAGCTATCACGCGTAA
- a CDS encoding SusC/RagA family TonB-linked outer membrane protein produces the protein MRQKILLSCFLLFGWLAPLLAQTRQLSGKVVDEQAKELPGVSIVIKGTQQGTVTDVNGLYQLAVPESGSATLTFSFVGYHAQDVPLNGRTTLDVTLAPNDQSLAEVVVVGYGTQKKKDLTGAISTISSKDVAGRQTLQVSDALQGSVAGVSVTRTGGAPGSGSNILIRGITTIGTNNPLVVVDGVPVASIDNVNPGDVESVTVLKDASSAAIYGSRGAAGVILVTTKRAKSGQSSLEYTYEYGVQRATAKPSYAGVQDYMRYFNEQATNDGASQGPFAQALIDSYLDSNRVNPDLFPNTDWQKSIINRSSAPRQRHDIVFTMGMGKISTKASLGYASAGAFYDNRNYNRYLFRINNDLQVSKKLGINLDVFYKRTANQGNGNELLTTGAYNPIYEARVMPPIYDDVYANGKLALGKDGRNPLAQLREGGFTKTLNNQIGGRMSLNYKPIDGLTLTALVAPVFDLDKNKFFSKQVRFTNPDGSNSTVVNQARTVLTEGRSEGIAINGQVLANYVKEFKSGHSIDVLGGFEENYRSLENLGAIRSGFALTDYPYLNSGSTELRDNSGSANESGLHSFFGRLQYSYKSKYSLQGNLRSDLSSRFANAYRRAVYPSLSAGWTISEEQFMKDIRWLSFLKLRGSWGKAGNERLLNKDGNPAYYPYLATIDFSTALFYQNGGVVPLTGGGQQVYAVENISWETSRTTDIGLDAAFLNDRLTLGADYYMKKTTDILLPLDIPLYLGYDKPNQNAGVLKVKGWELEMAWRDRIDKLTYSVSANLSDAKSTVGDLKGTEFREDQIIRNGSEYNEWFGYISNGLFQTQDEINGAPVLNVTTKPGDVRYVDINKDGKITTDDKVLLGGALPRYLYGGNLRADYAGFDFGVSFQGVAKKLSRLNSEAVQPFAEAFGNMPADMIGKFWSVNNTAEQNQQATYPRLSRTSNAANYALSDYWLINGGYFRLKNVTLGYTLQQPGVKKVGIQSLRFYVSANDVFSLSKFPKYLDPESASYAYPIVTTLMAGATIRF, from the coding sequence ATGAGACAAAAAATTCTACTGAGTTGCTTTCTCTTATTTGGCTGGCTTGCGCCTTTGCTCGCGCAAACCCGGCAACTGTCCGGCAAGGTCGTTGACGAGCAGGCCAAAGAACTTCCCGGCGTCAGCATTGTGATCAAAGGCACGCAGCAGGGGACGGTTACGGATGTGAACGGGCTGTATCAACTAGCCGTTCCGGAATCCGGCTCGGCGACATTGACATTCTCCTTCGTGGGTTACCATGCGCAGGACGTTCCCCTGAACGGACGTACAACCCTTGACGTTACCCTCGCACCCAACGATCAGTCGCTGGCGGAAGTTGTGGTGGTAGGTTACGGAACGCAGAAGAAAAAAGACCTGACGGGTGCCATTTCCACGATCAGTTCCAAAGACGTGGCGGGGCGGCAGACATTGCAGGTTTCGGACGCATTGCAGGGAAGTGTGGCCGGCGTTTCGGTGACGCGTACAGGCGGCGCGCCCGGCTCCGGCTCCAACATTCTGATCCGAGGCATAACCACCATTGGCACGAACAACCCGCTCGTTGTCGTTGACGGTGTGCCCGTGGCCAGCATTGATAATGTTAATCCAGGCGACGTGGAGAGCGTTACGGTTTTAAAAGACGCTTCTTCGGCTGCCATTTATGGTTCCAGGGGTGCAGCCGGGGTTATCCTCGTGACAACTAAACGGGCAAAATCAGGACAGAGCAGTTTGGAATATACCTACGAATACGGCGTCCAGCGCGCTACGGCCAAGCCTTCGTATGCGGGCGTTCAGGATTATATGCGCTACTTCAATGAGCAGGCAACGAATGATGGAGCAAGCCAGGGCCCGTTTGCACAGGCGCTAATTGATTCATATTTAGATAGTAACCGTGTTAATCCGGACCTTTTTCCAAACACCGACTGGCAGAAATCGATCATTAACAGGTCCTCTGCACCCCGGCAACGCCACGACATTGTGTTCACGATGGGCATGGGGAAAATCAGCACAAAAGCTTCGCTGGGATATGCCAGTGCGGGTGCATTTTATGATAACCGCAATTATAACCGCTATTTGTTCCGCATTAACAACGACCTGCAAGTGAGCAAGAAGCTGGGCATTAATCTGGATGTGTTTTATAAAAGAACAGCCAATCAGGGCAATGGTAACGAGCTGCTTACCACCGGCGCGTACAATCCGATATACGAAGCACGCGTAATGCCGCCGATTTATGATGATGTGTATGCCAATGGTAAACTTGCCCTTGGAAAAGACGGCCGTAATCCGCTGGCCCAGTTGCGTGAAGGTGGTTTTACCAAAACTTTGAATAACCAGATCGGCGGGAGAATGTCTTTAAATTACAAACCCATCGACGGACTGACGTTAACGGCGCTGGTTGCGCCGGTTTTTGATTTGGATAAAAATAAATTTTTCTCAAAACAGGTCCGATTCACCAATCCGGACGGCTCCAACAGCACAGTTGTGAACCAGGCCAGGACTGTTTTAACCGAAGGAAGGTCGGAAGGCATTGCGATCAACGGGCAGGTGCTGGCCAATTATGTCAAAGAATTCAAAAGCGGGCATAGCATTGATGTGCTGGGCGGTTTTGAGGAAAATTACCGCTCGCTGGAAAATCTGGGCGCGATCAGAAGTGGCTTTGCATTAACAGATTACCCTTATCTCAATTCCGGCTCAACCGAGCTGCGGGATAACTCAGGAAGCGCAAATGAGTCGGGCCTGCATTCCTTTTTTGGGAGATTGCAATACAGCTATAAAAGCAAATATTCTTTACAAGGAAACCTGCGTTCAGACCTGTCGTCGCGTTTTGCGAATGCTTACCGCAGAGCAGTATATCCCTCGCTTTCAGCTGGATGGACTATTTCGGAGGAGCAATTCATGAAGGATATACGCTGGTTGTCTTTTCTGAAACTGAGAGGTTCGTGGGGAAAGGCGGGCAACGAGCGCTTGCTTAACAAGGACGGCAATCCGGCCTATTATCCTTATCTGGCAACCATTGATTTTTCAACTGCATTGTTTTACCAGAATGGCGGCGTGGTTCCCTTAACAGGCGGCGGGCAGCAGGTTTACGCAGTTGAAAATATCAGCTGGGAGACCAGCCGCACCACGGATATCGGTCTGGATGCTGCGTTTTTGAACGACAGGCTCACCTTGGGAGCAGACTATTATATGAAGAAAACAACGGACATTCTGCTGCCGCTCGACATTCCGCTTTATCTCGGATACGACAAACCGAACCAGAATGCAGGTGTCCTGAAAGTAAAAGGATGGGAACTTGAAATGGCGTGGCGCGACCGGATAGACAAACTGACTTACTCGGTTTCCGCCAATCTTTCGGACGCCAAATCAACAGTCGGCGATCTCAAAGGCACGGAGTTCCGGGAAGACCAGATCATTCGGAACGGGAGCGAGTATAACGAGTGGTTTGGGTATATCTCTAATGGTTTGTTCCAGACGCAGGACGAAATCAATGGCGCGCCTGTGCTGAATGTTACTACCAAGCCCGGCGACGTCCGTTACGTTGACATTAACAAGGATGGCAAGATTACAACGGATGATAAAGTGCTCCTCGGAGGCGCATTACCGCGCTATTTGTACGGCGGAAACCTGCGCGCCGACTATGCCGGATTTGATTTTGGTGTTAGTTTTCAGGGCGTGGCCAAAAAGCTTTCGAGGCTGAACAGCGAGGCTGTGCAGCCATTTGCAGAGGCTTTCGGGAATATGCCTGCGGATATGATCGGAAAGTTCTGGAGCGTGAACAATACTGCTGAACAAAACCAGCAAGCCACATATCCACGCCTTTCGCGGACTTCCAACGCAGCCAATTACGCGCTCTCGGATTACTGGCTGATTAATGGCGGCTATTTCAGGCTGAAAAACGTCACATTGGGATACACCTTGCAGCAACCGGGCGTGAAGAAGGTCGGCATACAGTCGCTGCGGTTTTATGTGTCGGCCAATGATGTTTTTTCGCTTAGCAAATTTCCGAAATACCTGGATCCGGAATCGGCAAGCTATGCTTACCCGATCGTGACAACGCTGATGGCAGGTGCAACGATCCGGTTTTAA
- a CDS encoding RidA family protein: MSTNENAAAPAVPISKALVSNGFLFISGQIGSAGGQLVTTSFQDEVRQVFTNIETILNEHNLTFSHIVSVTVYLTDMRYFDELNAVYQTYFTDRFPTRTCIAVAGLPKQARVELTTMASLELR; the protein is encoded by the coding sequence ATGAGTACAAATGAAAATGCCGCAGCACCGGCAGTTCCGATTTCAAAAGCTTTGGTTTCCAACGGATTCCTGTTCATTTCCGGTCAGATCGGCTCGGCAGGCGGGCAGCTGGTGACAACATCTTTCCAGGACGAGGTCAGGCAGGTGTTTACGAATATAGAAACCATACTCAACGAGCACAATCTAACATTCAGCCACATCGTCAGCGTGACCGTATACCTGACCGATATGCGCTATTTCGACGAACTCAACGCCGTATATCAAACTTACTTCACCGACCGTTTCCCAACCCGCACTTGCATAGCCGTAGCAGGTTTGCCGAAACAAGCCAGGGTTGAGTTGACTACTATGGCTAGTTTGGAGTTGCGGTAG
- a CDS encoding RagB/SusD family nutrient uptake outer membrane protein → MKKLIYILLMTSVSACHTLDLNPLSEASTATFYSNQTELELAVNDLYRITFWGNDNELFSDNEWHRAQLTNAVIGGTMNADDVPVQTYWLNSYKAIARANSFLANKDKAAASTPAAILLRLEAEMRLIRAYQYARLITHFGDVPLMTEPVTLDESYGIARTSQEEVLAFVFAELDFAVANLPVTYGAAEVKRLTKGPALAVKARTALHLGKWQIAKEASEAVMKLATYSLHDSYSQLFVKAGESSKELIISIPRDEKQQVFGNTAYVQDNISRNAGGYGAQLPTRDLMDAYECVDGKLIDESPLYDPKMPFKNRDPRLNATIVEFNTQWLGYNYTPHPDSLTIFSVKENKKVPNKDTRAVAAFASFTGFLWKKGIDQTWPERLVEDNDAIIIRYAEMLLSYAEAKIELGEIDETVVNAINQVRARAYGVTVDKTTAYPAIKLSNAAALRQILRRERRVEFPREGLRYMDLIRWKLAEKVLVKPVIGLPDPAAQNRAKWPFPGVTPIDADGIADYSGFGTDVKVIAQRNFDKTRQYFWPIPAVERRVNPGITQNTGY, encoded by the coding sequence ATGAAAAAATTAATATATATCCTGCTCATGACATCGGTTTCGGCCTGTCATACTCTCGACCTCAACCCGCTGTCGGAGGCGTCCACTGCTACATTCTATTCCAATCAGACCGAGCTGGAACTGGCTGTGAATGACTTGTACAGAATCACATTCTGGGGCAATGATAATGAACTTTTCAGCGATAACGAATGGCACCGCGCCCAGCTGACCAACGCCGTGATCGGCGGAACGATGAACGCTGATGACGTGCCCGTGCAAACTTACTGGCTCAACAGCTACAAAGCCATTGCCCGCGCCAATTCGTTTCTCGCCAACAAAGACAAAGCAGCTGCCAGCACGCCTGCAGCTATCCTTTTAAGACTGGAAGCAGAAATGCGGCTGATCCGGGCCTATCAGTATGCACGCCTGATCACGCATTTCGGGGACGTTCCGCTGATGACCGAGCCTGTAACATTGGATGAATCTTACGGCATTGCTCGCACAAGCCAGGAGGAAGTGCTGGCATTTGTTTTCGCAGAGCTCGATTTTGCCGTCGCGAATTTGCCGGTAACGTATGGAGCTGCCGAAGTGAAACGGCTGACAAAAGGCCCAGCATTGGCTGTTAAGGCGCGCACAGCTTTGCATTTGGGTAAATGGCAGATCGCGAAAGAAGCTTCCGAAGCGGTGATGAAATTGGCCACTTATTCATTGCACGATTCCTATTCTCAGCTTTTTGTAAAAGCAGGCGAAAGCAGTAAGGAGCTGATCATCAGCATTCCCAGAGATGAAAAACAGCAGGTTTTTGGCAATACAGCTTATGTTCAGGACAACATTTCGCGCAACGCGGGCGGCTATGGCGCACAATTACCGACGCGTGATTTGATGGACGCCTATGAATGTGTGGACGGAAAGCTGATTGACGAATCGCCGCTCTACGACCCTAAAATGCCCTTCAAAAACCGGGACCCGAGATTGAATGCGACCATCGTAGAGTTTAACACGCAATGGCTGGGTTATAACTACACGCCGCATCCCGACTCACTGACGATTTTTAGTGTGAAAGAAAACAAAAAAGTCCCAAACAAGGACACACGCGCAGTGGCTGCATTTGCAAGTTTTACGGGTTTTCTTTGGAAAAAAGGCATTGATCAAACCTGGCCGGAGCGGCTCGTTGAAGACAATGATGCCATCATAATCCGCTATGCAGAAATGCTGCTGAGCTACGCGGAAGCGAAAATTGAACTGGGCGAAATTGACGAAACGGTCGTGAATGCGATCAACCAGGTGCGGGCGCGGGCCTATGGCGTTACGGTGGACAAAACAACCGCTTACCCGGCTATTAAGCTCTCCAATGCCGCCGCTTTACGGCAGATACTCCGCCGCGAGCGCCGCGTGGAGTTTCCCCGGGAAGGCTTACGCTACATGGATCTGATCCGGTGGAAGTTGGCAGAAAAAGTGCTTGTCAAACCTGTGATAGGCCTGCCTGATCCGGCTGCACAGAACCGTGCAAAATGGCCGTTTCCAGGAGTGACGCCGATTGATGCGGATGGCATTGCGGATTATAGCGGCTTTGGAACAGATGTAAAAGTCATTGCCCAACGCAATTTTGATAAAACAAGACAATATTTCTGGCCGATTCCTGCCGTTGAGCGCCGCGTAAATCCGGGAATTACCCAAAATACAGGTTACTAA